From a region of the Acidobacteriota bacterium genome:
- a CDS encoding RNA-binding protein has product MGRKLYVGNLPYTAAEQDLQELFEKVGPVESVTVMRDMATGRARGFGFVEMGTDEGAQKAITELHESQLGGRTLTVNEARPKEARGGGGFGGGGGGRGGGGFGGGGGGRGGNGGGGGGGGRREPRW; this is encoded by the coding sequence ATGGGTCGGAAGTTGTACGTGGGGAACCTTCCCTACACCGCGGCGGAGCAGGATCTTCAGGAGTTGTTCGAAAAAGTCGGCCCCGTGGAATCGGTCACGGTGATGCGCGACATGGCTACTGGACGCGCCCGCGGTTTCGGGTTCGTCGAGATGGGCACCGATGAAGGCGCCCAGAAGGCCATCACCGAGCTGCACGAATCGCAGCTGGGTGGCCGGACTCTCACTGTGAACGAAGCGCGTCCCAAGGAAGCCCGCGGCGGCGGTGGCTTCGGTGGTGGCGGCGGCGGCCGCGGCGGTGGTGGCTTCGGTGGCGGCGGCGGCGGCCGTGGCGGTAACGGCGGCGGTGGCGGTGGCGGCGGACGGCGCGAGCCGCGCTGGTAG